A stretch of DNA from Sugiyamaella lignohabitans strain CBS 10342 chromosome B, complete sequence:
TAGCGGATCTCATTGTGACTAGTAATAATTAACAGTGAAACTAATCGAGATTAGTGGTGATGGGTAGTTGGGTAGTACTAGTGGGGATATTTAAGTTTCAATGCTGAATAATATAACACCGATCAAtcagtaataaataatcgaCAGTtgaatcaatcaatcagtcaatcaatcaaatcacgAACCAATCAAATGGATCAAGAGTAATCGGAATCACTCAATCAATCGAATCTAGAACCAAGAATCAAGAACCGATCGAAGTAACCAAATCAGTGGCTAATTCaataattcaaaaaaataataaaaccaaaaaacAGGTTAAAACACCAAACTCCAAAAGAGGCAGGTGTGAAAAATAGTACAAACAATTAGCAGCTGCAGTTGTGACCAccgatgatgctgatgaagtTGAGGTTCTGCAATATAGCTATTGCACCTACAAcactttcttttgaagacaATCCACCAGTAACACCAGTCGACAGTTGTATCTATTCAGTGTAGTATCTGCCGGTTTAAACTACCTAACAGAGTTCTCTATAATACACCACGAACAGACAAATAATTTACAAGCGAAGCTGCGAGCAAGtgcaccaccagcataCAACAAGGAAATCGGAAAAATTCGAGTCTTGGAACACCACCGACAATCAATTAATCACACGaccagattttttttttaaaaaatccAAGTTTGTCACTGAAAAACTAGAATCGAGACTAACAAattcacaaaaaaaattcgcCGGTAACAAACTTCACAAGAAGTATGTCTCACTTTCGTAGTTTAAATCCAAGTGCGAGACAATTTCTAAGCGGGACGCCAAAAATCAGCCTAGACCGCTTTGTTCTTTTGTTCTCGCTTTTCACACacttcaacagcagtcCAGTTTGTTAAAAACCGAACACCTGagacgaagaaaaagaaagagaagaaaggaATAACTCGGAAgtcaaaagataaaaaaacggtttttttttttttgttgaatgGATTTCGTGCTAAAATCAACCGCGAATGATAAGAAACTAAGTTTAGAATACGCACTTTGAGTTTATTCCCAGAGAGTTTACTAGCGTAGATCGGTCGATCGATCTCAACGCAAAAGCAATGCACCCGGCTGCCACCTGCCACCTGTCGAGACGCGACTCCGGACCCGGATTATCTGTGGACCCGGTTGCTGGCGGGGGTGCTTGCcctgtgtgcctccggcggctggggctctgccccagaccccatggctactgcttcgcaggagatgactCGGGGACCCCCcagtaacgactcgagcgaagcgagaggagcagccagggtctggggagccccagccgccggaggcacgaggtCCCGGGCAGTCAGCCCGGAACCTGACTAGATCGGGGCTGGAAACCGTGCTAAAAGAGCGAGGTTGGCGGCAGTCTGCACCGCCGCCGCCCGTGCTACACTTACCGGGATCATTGCGCCATGCAACGCAACCGACCAGCTGCGCGACACGGGCATATGCGTGTACCCAGGTCcgcgcctccggcggctggggctccgccccagaccctggtggctcctctcgcttcgctcgagtcgttactgGGGGGCCACCGagtcatctcctgcgaagcaggagctacgtacggggtttggggcagcgccccagcagccagaGGCACCCCTCGAACCCGTGCCCCACCGGCCCCGAGCTAGCGACAGGCCACTTAGACTTTACGAAAGTGGGCCTACCCATCAACCTGGACCTGCCGCCGTTCTCGGGGGTGTCCCCTGTCGCTCTCGCGGCTTTGGACaggcatgcctccggcagctgggactgcgccccagaccccgcggctcctgCTGCGCAGGAGACTGCCCGGGGATCCCCCtgtaacgactcgagcgaagcgagaggagcaaccagggtctggggcagcgccccagccgccggaggcacgtctTACCCGGAGACGAGACGTGTCGAGCGCGGGCGCGGCTAATGGTGCAGAAGGGGGATCGGTGTTATCAGTAGGCCGATATCGAGGAGGAGGAGAGATCGCgaaaatataaacaaataatattccAGTCGaggtttgtttgttgattgcGGGGCAGTTTGAGCCGGAAATGTCGAGTCAGGGTCTGGCGTACGCGAAGAATGCGTCGGACGCCGCGAAAagggctgctgctggtctgTCGGGGTCGCCTCGGGGAGGAGGAAATGGTAGTCCCAGCTTGAATCGGTCTGGTTCACAAACCACGCCAGCCAGCTCTCCTGGACCGTCATTAGGCCACGGAAGTTCAATTACCGCTAATCGAGCCGCTGGGTCTCCAGCTAGCCAGCGTCAAAGCTCGCCTTTGAAATCGAGTCTGAAGAATGGCTCCAGGGGGGGTACCAACAGTAACAGTAATAATGGCATAATCAGTAACAATGGTAATGGAAATGGTAGTGGAaatggcaatggcaatggcagcaatagcagtgGGAATGGCAGCAGTAAAAGTCATGGAACCGGTACCAAAGGatcaggtgctgctgcaaaCCGACCGGGGTCGTGGTCTGGATCCACTGCTGGGTCGTCTCAGTCCCAGCTTCGTAAACGAAAGGCtaatgctggtggtggtggcggtTCTAGTGGTCCAGGTTCTGGTGTGAAAACTACTGGATCGGCTTCGAATTCGAGTCCGTACTCATCTCGACCCGGATCTTCTGTTAATAGCCCGGCCAGATCCAGGAGAGCCAGTTATACAGGAGCATCGGGTCTGCCTCCATCACCACTGGTCAATTCCCCGTTATTCGAATTTCTTTCGCCTTTTAAAGGCGCTTCTACTCAATGGGTGGCCAGATATATCATTATCTCGTTTGCTATTATTATACGGTCGGCAGTAGCTCTTGGCCCATATTCAGGATTTCAGTCCCCTCCGATGCACGGAGATTTCGAGGCTCAGAGACACTGGATGGAATTGACTATCCATTTGCCAATAGATCAATGGTACTTTTATGACCTTCAATGGTGGGGACTGGATTATCCACCCTTGACAGCATATCATTCTTGGTTATTAGGCAAAATTGGTTCGGCTTTTAATCCCAGCTGGTTTGCTCTGGGCTCTTCTCGGGGTCTCGACGACTATGATTTAAAATCTTATATGAGAGCCACTGTCATATTTTCCGAGCTGGCGGTTTATATTCCAGCTGTTATCTGGTTTGTGAGATGGAGTGGTACTAAGAGCCCTAATAAACTGAGTCCTATTGACCAGTCTatagcagctgctgctattatcTTTCAGCCGGCTGTTATTCTTATTGATCATGGCCATTTCCAGTATAATACGGTCATGCTCGGTCTGGCTTTGTTGTCTGTAGTCAATCTTGTCAATGGTCATCGTCTCAGCTCAGCTCTGTTCTTTGTATTGGCACTTGGTTTTAAACAGATGGCTCTTTACTACGCGCCAATCATCTTTGCTTATATGCTGGGTGACTGTATCTTCCCTCGACCCAATATCATTCGTTTACTGGGTATTGGAGTAGTAGTGATCTTAACGTTTTCTGCACTGTTTGGACCCTTGTTATTATCAGGAGGAGTTCCTGTGATTCTTCAAAGCATCCATCGTATCTTCCCATTTTCACGGGGTCTTTGGGAAGATAAAGTCGCTAATTTGTGGTGTACTGCCAATACTTTTGTCAAACTCAAGACTCTCTTTGACGATAAACAGCTACAATTAGCGAGTCTTGTCGCGACACTGGTTTCTATCACACCAGCCATGATCattgtatttttcaaacCACGACCGGAACTGCTTCCATGGGCATTAAGTGCTGGAGCATGGGGTTTTTTCCTGTTCTCTTTCCAAGTTCACGAAAAAAGCGTCCTTCTGCCATTAATGCCAGCCACAGTGCTACTCTCGTACCCGGATCCGAACATTGTATCCAATGTCGTCTGGATCAACAACATCGCGACCTTCTCACTGTGGCCCTTGCTGCACCGAGAAGGGCTCGTTCTGCAGTACGTGGTTATCGTGTTCCTGTGGAACTGGCTTATCGGCAACCTCAACCCCTCGCGGTTTTGGAAAATCCTCCCCAACTCGTGGTTCATGAGACTCGTACACACCGGCTCCTACACAGCCGCCATCGCCCTCCACCTGGCCGAATACCTCTACCCAACGGCCCTCGGTTTCACGGCACGCTACCCGGACCTCTACATCCTCGGCAACGTGACCCTGTCATTCGCATgtttctctctcttctgGCTATGGACCCTATATAAACTAGCTACAATCTGAGCACATGAATTTTACCCGatgggtgctgcctccggcggctggggctccgccccagaccctggttgctcctctcgcttcgctcgagtcgtttcgtagacggtctcctgcgaagcaggagcaaccagggtctggggcggagccccagccgccggaggcacgtcgACTCCGGTCAACGAACATGTGGCCCTAAAGCGAACCTCGGCCGAGTGTATTCGGTCGGCCGAAGATTATTAACAGGCACTGCTTTGCTCTCCTTCCAGCCATTTATGCAATTAGAGAATCGAAGGCAAATCTCATACTACTTGGTATTCCGGAAGTGTGTTTGTAAGATGAAGAGAGAAAAGCTTCTCGCAGCATGAAAAATTCCTTTTATACCCTCTGCACAGCCGCGCGCGCCGGCCGATCTGACAAACCCCCTGGTATTTCCTAGTTCGACCACCCCTGAAACTGCGTCcgggggctggggctccgccccagaccccgctgctcctctcgctacgctcgagtcagGGCGGCGACGGTCCTAGTAatctcctgctccgcaggagctacggggtctggggcagcgccccagccgccggaggcataaGGGCCGCTCGTGGCGATCAGACAAACAAGTATATCAGGTATATATAGGACTAAGTGGCGAGGTAGAGAAGAAGCTAGGGTCtagtttttttctttggctcGCCGCTGGAGGGTACAGGTGGGGATGGTGATGTTCTTGAGCTCCCTGTCGGCGTTGAACAGGCCCCATTGGGTCTCCCATTGCGAGTCCGGGGTGTTCCATCTCTCCTTCCAGGGCTGGTCAATAGCCTCGAACCAGTACCAGCCAATGTCTTTATGTGTGCTGTCTAGAGGGTCGCAGATCCAGCTGTCCAGGAATGATTGTAGCTCAGACAACCCGGCTACTGAGCCCTGGATATGACCTCCTCCACTGGGCCATCCAACTTCAGAAATGATGCTGGTCGCGTTCTCGGGATGTATGTGAGGCACCACCTGTTGCAACAGGAAGTCGTACGTCCATTTGGCCGAAATACTGACATGGACTCCTCCAAAGAATGGATGGATATTGGCAGCCATGATATCCACATGCTTGGCTAGTTCTGGTGTCCATTTCGACCCGATTTCGGACGTTCCGACTGGAATGTGTCCGGCATTGATATATCGAAGGTAGTCTTGCACATAGTCAATGTACCGGATAAGCTCGCCGGTTGACAGGTCTCCTCGGAAAAGTACCTCGTTTCCAACTAGGATGGAGTTGAAGTAGTGCAGAGGGTATTTCGACAGAAGGTGCTCCATCTCGGTCAGTTGGCGAATTGACGACTCGTGGCTCTTGTCAATCCATATTCCTAATGACAACGACATGTTGGTCAGTCCCAGGTCCTGGAAAGCATTTAGGATCAGTGCTCCTTGATTACAGTCGGTACCGTATATTCTTATCCGGTCAGTGAGCTGCGACAGCAGAGCAACGTCCAAGGTAACGTCTTTCTGAGTGACCCCGCACTCTGGATACTGAGCATTACGAGGCGTGTAATTCATGCCATAGAATACCTTGTGAAGGTCTGGCCTTCCCATAAGCGACTTGACGTCCGGGTCACTGGTACTgactttctttcttgacGGTGGCTTGGTAATATTGCCGTTTTTCGAGCTCGACTGGTTTCGGTTTTCCTGGTATCTGTTTGTGTTAGTTGCTGTCCTGCCAGTAGGTCTTTAATCAACTTACATTATAAAACAAATCAgaagaatcaaaaatacCGGCACAGCCACCCATAGAGCACGTTTCAAATAGGTGATGAGCTTTGtactttttcttgcttcctcgtcgtcgtcatcaccTCCATCTGATGTGGTCTTGTGCTTTTCAATAATTTCGTCGCTCGACGCGTCATTATCATCGTTTGACTTGTCCAGTTTCTTGGaactatcagcagcagcagcatctggtCCCGATTGGACATTGTCTCCACTGTTATCACTGTCGTCTGCTTTTTGTTGGTCTCTCCATGAATCCGACAGGGACATAACACTGCTGCCCTCAACACGATGTACACTTTGTCTTTCCTCTTTCTGAAACTCGGTGGTAGCACTCTCGTTAGGGTTTAGACTAAGTGATATCCTGCTCCGATTGGAAAAGTTTGTCAGTGACCTATTTTGAACTCGTTCTGGCCATTTCGGTTCTCCATAGACTGTTCTTGGAGAAGTTGCCTTGCTCCCTGTTTGTGAAGGAGCGACCGGCGTGGCACCCAAACTTCCATCATCTATGACTTGTTAGTTCTAGTTCTGTCAGTTAACTAAACAATCTAATCTTACCTCTTGAGTTTTCTAGGTTCTTATCCAACAGTGACCTTAGCTCTTCCGGACGAATGCCCGCGTATTTGTCGTGGATAGGAGTCGAGGCATTGCCGATATTACTTTCATCTGCTATACCATCGGCATCTACCCCTGGAGTATTCTCAGTAGTCTCAAAATTTCTAAATGACAGAGACGCCTGGCTTTCCGACAAGACATTAAGCTCTGGAATGTTGGTGGCCGCCACCTTTGCACTTGAGGGTCCTGTTGACGGCCTAGACTTTGTTTCCATCACCGcttaatattttcaattcttGGATTCCAGTATTTTGGCGTGAATTATGAAAACGTGTTGGTTCTTCTGAGATTCATTATATTGGGTATTTATCATTATGGATAGCCTGGGTAGTTCGTTATGGAGTTTCACTATCAAACGCATAATtatggaaaaaaaagaaagccaGTTTTTACTTTATTCACTATATCTACTGCAACTTGTATTAGCCTAGCTGGTATTCTGTGAACACAGGGGAATAGTAATGTTCTTCAGTTTCCTATCTGCGGTGAACAGTCCCCATTGAGACTCCCACTGAAAGCTTTCTGTATTCCATTTATCCTTCCAAGGTTGATCAAATGCTTCATACCAATACCAACCGACATCAGTATCCTGATTCGTGCACAACCAGTTGTCCAAAAACATCTGcatctctttttctcctgCAACTGCCTCATGTAGAGCACCTCCTCCGCTTGGCCAACCAACTTCCGATATAATGTACATCACATTTGCTGGACTTATTCTACCCGCTACTTGTCGGAGAAGGAAGTCATAAGTCCACTTGGTAGAATTCTGGACGTTGACCCCTCCAAAAAACGGGTGTATGTTGGCTGCCAAGATGTCGACATGCTTCGCCAGATCATGTGTCCATTTCGACCCAATTTCTGAGGTGCCTACAGGGATATCTTTTATTCCTTGTTTTCGTAGATACGCCTTGACATATTCAATATATGTAACTAGCATTTCCATTCCTGTATCCTGACGAAATAGAACGTCGTTTCCGACAATTATTGAGTTGAAATACTGGCTTGGATAATGTTTGAGAAGCTCCCGGAGTGCTCGTACTTGTCGCAACGAGATTGCCAACGACGAGTCAACCCACACTCCTACTGAAACTGTCATGTCCAGCTTCAAATCCTGAATAGCATTGAATATATATGCCACCTGATTGCAGTCTGTTGAAAACACCTTGATCCGTTTTGTCAGCTGAGACAGGATTGCTAAATCTAGAGTAACCTCCCGCTGTTTGATATTACAATCAGGATATAGTGCGTTTCTGGGGGCATAATTAATTCCATAGAAAGTTTGATGAAGCCGGGCATCTTTCATTAGTGCTTTTACTTCGTTGTCATCTTTAGTTATTTTTTCGTATCCAATTTCTTCCAAGAACCTCGTTTTATCTGACTCAGTTTCATTACTTTTACTGAAAATACGTTAGACCTTCTCAATTTTactttaaaaataaaaggcAGAACTTACACAGGAATACTCAAACCGATACTAAAGTAGATCGACACTGTCAAGagaaaaaacaacagaCTCGAGAGAATCACAAGCTGTATTCTTCGAGATTTCCTTGCTTCCAGTTTTCCGATACTTGTTGATTCCGAGCTCTTTCTTTCCAAGGTTTTTTCATTAATACTCCCTTGTCTAATACTACTATTCTCGCTGCCCTCTCTTCCTCTATTATCTGTCCGAGGGTCGATATTGTCCTCATCATGGTCGTTATAGTGCTGACTTATAGTTATTGTTTCTCTGGCAGTACCAAGAAATGTACCTGTTCCGGTGGTAGTGGATACTCCAATTGTATCGCTAGCAGTTCCTGCAATAGTTCCTGTCATTCTACTAGTGACTCTCGTTACAGCTTCAGTCACGGTCCCCGACGTTACCCCCGACGTAACCCCGGAAGTTACTCCGGACGTTAACCCAGAAGTCACACCTGACGCGGTTCCAACTTCCGGTCTTGATAGTGCTGGTGTGTTTCCAAGAAGTCCGAGGTCACCACTCAATCCATCTGGTCCCAGATTGACATTAATTCCCAAACCAGGCTCTCTAAATATTCGTAGTGGTTGTGTAGCAGTCAAAGGCGGCAGAGGATGTGTGATAGATATTTGCGAATCTTCATTTACCAAATCATGGGCCCCTGATACTCTCTCTGTTTCCCGTGACCCACTAGACATCAA
This window harbors:
- a CDS encoding Cell wall endo-beta-1,3-glucanase yields the protein MGRPDLHKVFYGMNYTPRNAQYPECGVTQKDVTLDVALLSQLTDRIRIYGTDCNQGALILNAFQDLGLTNMSLSLGIWIDKSHESSIRQLTEMEHLLSKYPLHYFNSILVGNEVLFRGDLSTGELIRYIDYVQDYLRYINAGHIPVGTSEIGSKWTPELAKHVDIMAANIHPFFGGVHVSISAKWTYDFLLQQVVPHIHPENATSIISEVGWPSGGGHIQGSVAGLSELQSFLDSWICDPLDSTHKDIGWYWFEAIDQPWKERWNTPDSQWETQWGLFNADRELKNITIPTCTLQRRAKEKN
- a CDS encoding Cell wall endo-beta-1,3-glucanase, translated to MEMLVTYIEYVKAYLRKQGIKDIPVGTSEIGSKWTHDLAKHVDILAANIHPFFGGVNVQNSTKWTYDFLLRQVAGRISPANVMYIISEVGWPSGGGALHEAVAGEKEMQMFLDNWLCTNQDTDVGWYWYEAFDQPWKDKWNTESFQWESQWGLFTADRKLKNITIPLCSQNTS
- the ALG6 gene encoding dolichyl-P-Glc:Man(9)GlcNAc(2)-PP-dolichol alpha-1,3-glucosyltransferase (Alpha 1,3 glucosyltransferase; involved in transfer of oligosaccharides from dolichyl pyrophosphate to asparagine residues of proteins during N-linked protein glycosylation; mutations in human ortholog are associated with disease; GO_component: GO:0005783 - endoplasmic reticulum [Evidence IEA]; GO_component: GO:0005783 - endoplasmic reticulum [Evidence IMP] [PMID 8877369]; GO_component: GO:0005789 - endoplasmic reticulum membrane [Evidence IEA,IEA]; GO_component: GO:0016021 - integral component of membrane [Evidence IEA]; GO_component: GO:0016021 - integral component of membrane [Evidence ISM] [PMID 12192589]; GO_component: GO:0016020 - membrane [Evidence IEA]; GO_function: GO:0042281 - dolichyl pyrophosphate Man9GlcNAc2 alpha-1,3-glucosyltransferase activity [Evidence IMP] [PMID 10336995]; GO_function: GO:0016740 - transferase activity [Evidence IEA]; GO_function: GO:0016757 - transferase activity, transferring glycosyl groups [Evidence IEA]; GO_function: GO:0016758 - transferase activity, transferring hexosyl groups [Evidence IEA]; GO_function: GO:0016758 - transferase activity, transferring hexosyl groups [Evidence IMP] [PMID 8877369]; GO_process: GO:0009060 - aerobic respiration [Evidence IMP] [PMID 15794922]; GO_process: GO:0006490 - oligosaccharide-lipid intermediate biosynthetic process [Evidence IMP] [PMID 10336995]; GO_process: GO:0006486 - protein glycosylation [Evidence IEA]; GO_process: GO:0006486 - protein glycosylation [Evidence IMP] [PMID 8877369]), encoding MSSQGLAYAKNASDAAKRAAAGLSGSPRGGGNGSPSLNRSGSQTTPASSPGPSLGHGSSITANRAAGSPASQRQSSPLKSSLKNGSRGGTNSNSNNGIISNNGNGNGSGNGNGNGSNSSGNGSSKSHGTGTKGSGAAANRPGSWSGSTAGSSQSQLRKRKANAGGGGGSSGPGSGVKTTGSASNSSPYSSRPGSSVNSPARSRRASYTGASGLPPSPLVNSPLFEFLSPFKGASTQWVARYIIISFAIIIRSAVALGPYSGFQSPPMHGDFEAQRHWMELTIHLPIDQWYFYDLQWWGLDYPPLTAYHSWLLGKIGSAFNPSWFALGSSRGLDDYDLKSYMRATVIFSELAVYIPAVIWFVRWSGTKSPNKLSPIDQSIAAAAIIFQPAVILIDHGHFQYNTVMLGLALLSVVNLVNGHRLSSALFFVLALGFKQMALYYAPIIFAYMLGDCIFPRPNIIRLLGIGVVVILTFSALFGPLLLSGGVPVILQSIHRIFPFSRGLWEDKVANLWCTANTFVKLKTLFDDKQLQLASLVATLVSITPAMIIVFFKPRPELLPWALSAGAWGFFLFSFQVHEKSVLLPLMPATVLLSYPDPNIVSNVVWINNIATFSLWPLLHREGLVLQYVVIVFLWNWLIGNLNPSRFWKILPNSWFMRLVHTGSYTAAIALHLAEYLYPTALGFTARYPDLYILGNVTLSFACFSLFWLWTLYKLATI